TGATAGAAATCAAGTATTGGATTTAAAATTGTAAGGGTGAGGGCATGAACGGACCTCTTGTGGAACCTTTGTCATCCAAAAGTGTCTGGACCCTCTTGTTCTGGCAGTATTGCCTATCGAAATGTTTCACCTGTAACACGATTAACATACCCAATTTAGAAAGCATTGATTTTTACCAATTCAGCACCATAATTGAAGAAGGGGCTCTATTACCCAGGAAGATCGACACTGTTTGACGTATTCATTCCTGCACTGTTTGCATTCTAGGGGATATAACAAGCCCACAGATGCAATCTCTGTGGGCTTCTTGTCGGATTCATTTTCCAAGCAGGCATAGAAAGCATCACGAACCTTgttcaaaaacacaaacaattcaACAAGTGTTCGAGacagagagagatagagagaaatTGCAGAGACACATTtgcatgaaaaggaaaaaaaaaaaaaaagagacctTGTAACAAGCTTCCCTCGCTTTGGTAAGGACATCAGTGTCGATTTTGTCAGATTTTACTGCTGCGTAAACCATGTTATGAGAATGAATCGGGATATCTAAACCTGCATTGCATTCACAGACAGCAACATTTATGGACAGCCCAAACTGGGCTGGGCTTTATGGGAAATCATGTAGCCCAAAAGCTAATGGATCCTGGATTAGGATCTCACACACTTACTAAGAGAATTACTTTTTGCACTCCCATAGTTTCCTCCACAACTTCCTGTGTACATTGTGCAAGATAAAACTCCCTCACCCcgtttttataattgttttccaTCTACTTTAGGATTATATTTCAACAATGTACTTTGGATTGTGTAATTTGAAAGACACGTTCGTtgcattattattaaaaatttctttttatgaaaaaaatagcTTGTGAATTATGAACCTAGAATTAGGAAGTTATACAATTAGGAAGTTACTTTATAAGAAAGTCTATTTCATGTGtataaaaacattcaaattgtgtaatttgaaaatattgttgacttttagattttcaattaaaaagtcaaaattaacCTCCACGTTattgttatgatttttattttttatttcgaaGTTCTTTGCAATGAACAAATTATGAGTAATACAATGcataaaaactttaaatcaGAGGCAAATtagaaaatttcaatattaatgtgcgtggaaaaggaaagaaagggtGCAAAAGGAAATCACTCTTCTTAATTGAGTGCATGGGATGCAGACTGTGTAGTTCTAAACGTGACggttacaaatttttaaaagga
This genomic stretch from Vigna radiata var. radiata cultivar VC1973A chromosome 7, Vradiata_ver6, whole genome shotgun sequence harbors:
- the LOC106767577 gene encoding uncharacterized protein LOC106767577 isoform X1; this translates as MVYAAVKSDKIDTDVLTKAREACYKVRDAFYACLENESDKKPTEIASVGLLYPLECKQCRNEYVKQCRSSWVKHFDRQYCQNKRVQTLLDDKGSTRALVKTQKNK
- the LOC106767577 gene encoding uncharacterized protein LOC106767577 isoform X2, with the translated sequence MVYAAVKSDKIDTDVLTKAREACYKVRDAFYACLENESDKKPTEIASVGLLYPLECKQCRNEYVKQCRSSWVKHFDRQYCQNKRVQTLLDDKGSTRDNLSTLD
- the LOC106767577 gene encoding cytochrome c oxidase assembly factor 6 homolog isoform X3 — protein: MVYAAVKSDKIDTDVLTKAREACYKVRDAFYACLENESDKKPTEIASVGLLYPLECKQCRNEYVKQCRSSWVKHFDRQYCQNKRVQTLLDDKGSTRGV